From the Daucus carota subsp. sativus chromosome 8, DH1 v3.0, whole genome shotgun sequence genome, one window contains:
- the LOC108197215 gene encoding uncharacterized protein LOC108197215, with protein MEVTSQNFTSTKFAFFHYIPSAHGSSCVSFSGFKTSQSQSPRKLQHFLHLNAGPRRKLSVIQASTEETTSTYDGERWLLQPVGDGDSRHIGFKVPMPDAYEISSTVVTVGRVPEKADLVIPVATVSGEHARLQMKEGSLVVTDLNSTNGTFIDDKRLSPGVPATIETGRYLTFGDTNLAIFRVSKLPKSVASEPETDVKVEAEVETESATN; from the exons ATGGAAGTGACAAGTCAAAATTTTACTAGTACCAAGTTTGCATTCTTTCACTACATACCCTCTGCTCATGGTAGCAGTTGCGTCAGTTTTTCTGGGTTCAAGACCTCACAGTCACAGTCACCCAGAAAGCTGCAACACTTCCTTCATTTAAATGCAGGGCCAAGGAGGAAATTAAGTGTTATACAAGCTTCTACTGAGGAAACCACTTCTACTTATGATGGAGaaagatggcttcttcaacctgtAG GTGATGGTGATTCAAGACACATAGGTTTTAAGGTGCCAATGCCTGATGCATATGAAATATCTTCA ACTGTAGTGACGGTTGGACGTGTTCCTGAGAAAGCCGACTTGGTTATTCCTGTCGCAACAG TGTCCGGTGAACATGCTCGTCTTCAGATGAAAGAAGGAAGTCTGGTAGTGACAGATCTAAACAGTACAAATGGCACATTCATCGACGACAAACGGCTTAGTCCTGGTGTCCCTGCTACGATAGAAACCGGAAGATATCTTACCTTTG GGGACACCAATTTGGCTATATTCCGAGTCTCAAAGCTTCCTAAATCAGTAGCTTCTGAACCTGAAACCGATGTCAAAGTTGAAGCTGAAGTAGAGACTGAAAGTGCAACAAATTGA
- the LOC108197362 gene encoding uncharacterized protein LOC108197362: MSLNGLQTQSEMTTCSASLTSSSFPCPPTLVRTRFPRRAQVSVRVTNDSNKTELLSVSKSENSEADRIVDGMDFGELCNEFECISSPSVEATARQLARDILELRQGNRALGTFAVSVKYSDPLRSFTGREKYKRPLWATDALDEPVVGVQEMSMSSTSLLNIKWTLKGKPKSLVAAIGGDVIVKVNSQFTLNQISGQVIEHKELWDLSASSTIAQAYFWSSRRLFSTVEFVKDITDSAKNLSSRFQPEKENTEIYPDPLGDPTKFFQRDDSFQRDAYQIALVLALVYFVVQFLKTTL, translated from the exons ATGTCTCTAAATGGTTTGCAAACACAGAGTGAGATGACCACCTGCTCTGCTTCTCTTACTTCCTCTTCTTTTCCTTGTCCGCCGACCCTTGTCCGAACCCGCTTCCCTCGCCGCGCCCAAGTCTCAGTACGAG TTACAAATGATTCGAACAAAACAGAGTTGCTTTCAGTTTCCAAATCTGAAAACTCAGAGGCGGACAGGATTGTTGATGGGATGGACTTCGGGGAGCTTTGCAATGAGTTTGAGTGCATCAGTAGCCCATCAGTTGAAGCTACGGCGAGGCAGCTTGCGCGTGATATCCTAGAGCTTCGCCAGGGAAATCGTGCTCTTGGTACCTTTGCCGTTTCTGTTAAATACAGT GATCCACTTAGAAGTTTTACTGGTCGGGAGAAATACAAAAGACCCCTATGGGCAACTGATGCTCTTGATGAACCTGTCGTG GGTGTGCAAGAAATGTCAATGTCATCAACTAGTTTGTTAAACATCAAATGGACATTAAAAGGAAAGCCTAAATCGTTGGTTGCTGCTATCGGAGGCGATGTAATTGTTAAAGTTAATTCTCAATTTACTTTAAATCAAATTAGCGGCCAAGTGATTGAGCATAAAGAGTTGTGGGATCTATCAGCTTCATCAACAATTGCTCAGGCATACTTTTGGTCATCTCGAAGACTTTTTTCCACTGTTGAGTTTGTAAAAGATATAACCGACTCTGCTAAGAACTTGTCAAGCCGATTTCAGCCTGAGAAAGAGAATACCGAGATATATCCAGATCCCCTCGGGGACCCCACAAAG TTCTTCCAACGAGATGACAGCTTCCAGAGAGATGCCTATCAAATTGCTTTAGTTCTGGCACTTGTGTATTTTGTTGTACAATTTCTGAAGACAACTTTGTAA